In one Sporomusa sphaeroides DSM 2875 genomic region, the following are encoded:
- a CDS encoding DUF5652 family protein produces the protein MDSILSTLQYNPWLLALITVWSITWKAIATWHAARNSQLGWFIALFIINTIGVLEIIYLVFFSKRKR, from the coding sequence ATGGATAGCATATTGTCCACACTCCAATATAACCCCTGGCTGCTTGCTTTAATTACTGTATGGAGTATAACCTGGAAGGCTATAGCTACCTGGCATGCCGCCCGTAATAGTCAATTAGGCTGGTTTATTGCACTATTCATTATTAATACTATTGGCGTGCTGGAAATTATCTATCTTGTCTTCTTTTCGAAAAGAAAACGTTAA
- a CDS encoding histidine kinase: MTQFDSGGKIQYFDWGTTLWYVDPSNLERGRLCAGIVTFNPYTVEELHVHSNNEQVIYVISGSGKQRIGTREHDIYPRDIHHVPPHSQHQIINTGSEELKLFIVYTPAGFQVPMKAPAAVPLNGDGADIKAFIDYQALGDILSKFSDVIGMGLSILDNNGELIMRTRNYPEFCQLLSDNSSPNYCTSKIQEACRQIDCFDKPYLFKCCNDIMSIIIPIYSGNQVFGYIICGQVFLRKVDEGITRKNMKYLSGRFHIPEEQLLRLYSQIRLELKNRLYLSAEAMRTVASCITDMVASAKRQKELDSSKMSIIEEQIAKAKLEKALREADLKLLQSQIQPHFLFNTLNTIAQMAYVDGAERVANLVWNLSDLLRYTLKKNEQLVPLSEELKILNSYLQIQLSRFGDRLTIDLDVQEALENFLIPSMLLQPLAENAIIHGFEGEVRQGNIKITIGAVENYIHCTIQDDGIGFDPENKKDSPHGCNNIGLSSVKNRLQYYFNNNYTFEIKSKPQAGTTVSLSFPKTGDTHHAGN; the protein is encoded by the coding sequence ATGACACAATTTGATTCCGGAGGAAAAATTCAATATTTTGACTGGGGGACAACGTTGTGGTATGTGGATCCCAGTAACCTGGAGAGAGGGCGGCTATGTGCCGGTATTGTAACCTTCAATCCTTATACTGTTGAGGAACTGCATGTCCATTCTAATAATGAGCAGGTCATTTATGTAATTTCCGGCAGCGGCAAGCAAAGGATTGGGACCAGGGAACATGATATATATCCGCGTGATATACATCATGTTCCCCCACATTCCCAACATCAGATTATCAATACAGGTTCTGAAGAGCTCAAATTATTTATTGTCTATACACCGGCGGGGTTTCAGGTTCCCATGAAAGCACCGGCAGCGGTCCCGCTGAACGGCGACGGGGCAGATATTAAAGCCTTTATTGACTATCAGGCGCTTGGTGATATTCTGAGCAAGTTTTCCGATGTCATTGGCATGGGGCTGTCAATTCTTGATAACAACGGCGAGCTTATCATGCGGACCAGGAATTATCCTGAATTTTGCCAGCTGCTAAGCGACAACAGCTCACCCAACTACTGCACCAGCAAAATTCAAGAGGCTTGCCGGCAAATCGATTGCTTTGATAAGCCTTATTTGTTCAAATGCTGTAATGATATTATGAGTATTATTATCCCCATATACAGCGGCAATCAGGTTTTTGGCTACATTATCTGCGGACAGGTATTTTTGAGAAAAGTCGATGAAGGCATTACCAGGAAAAATATGAAATATCTCTCCGGCAGGTTCCATATACCGGAGGAACAACTGTTGCGGCTATATTCTCAAATACGGCTGGAACTGAAAAACAGATTATATTTGTCGGCAGAAGCTATGCGTACTGTAGCCAGCTGCATAACCGACATGGTAGCTTCGGCAAAGCGTCAAAAAGAATTAGACAGCAGTAAAATGTCCATCATTGAAGAGCAAATAGCCAAAGCAAAGCTGGAAAAAGCCCTGCGGGAGGCGGACTTAAAGCTATTGCAATCTCAGATACAGCCGCACTTTTTATTCAACACGCTTAATACCATTGCGCAAATGGCGTATGTCGACGGGGCGGAACGAGTCGCCAATCTTGTATGGAACTTATCTGATTTGCTGCGTTATACGCTGAAAAAGAATGAACAACTGGTTCCACTATCGGAGGAGTTAAAAATCCTGAACAGCTATCTGCAGATTCAACTATCCCGTTTTGGTGATCGCTTGACAATTGATCTGGATGTACAGGAAGCTCTTGAAAACTTCCTAATCCCCAGCATGCTGTTGCAACCTCTGGCTGAGAACGCAATTATTCACGGCTTTGAGGGCGAAGTCAGGCAGGGCAATATTAAAATAACAATCGGTGCGGTAGAAAACTATATCCATTGTACGATCCAGGATGACGGCATCGGCTTTGATCCCGAAAACAAAAAAGATTCACCTCATGGGTGCAATAACATAGGCTTAAGCTCGGTTAAAAACCGTCTGCAGTATTATTTTAATAATAATTATACCTTTGAAATCAAGAGCAAACCTCAGGCAGGTACAACCGTAAGCCTGTCATTTCCTAAAACAGGAGATACTCATCATGCGGGAAATTAA
- a CDS encoding acetyl-CoA hydrolase/transferase family protein — MGLMEQYRAKLVSAGQAVSVVKAGDWVDYNFGLAQPVTLDKALAARKDGLKDVKVRGGLALQPLHIVEVDPEREHFCYNSWHLSGYERKLSDQGLCHYIPMIYRNMPLFYRKSLEVDVAMFTVAPMDAQGNFSFSLTNSASKAIAEKAKIVILEINERLPVVAGGRENCIHISAVDFIVEGDNPELPVIAPAAVSAVDKKIAAIILDNIQDGATIQLGVGALPNAVGTMIAESDLKNLGMHTEMLVDAFMTMAKAGKITNLAKNIDTGKGIFSFCAGSRELYDWVNANPTLASMPIDYANDPHTMAQNDNLVTINNCIEVDLFGQVTSETSGSRQISGTGGQLDFLTGGYLSKGGKSFICFTSTFTDKRTGQMHSRIQPHLPECAVVTNPRTQAHYLVTEWGIADLAGRSTWERAERIISIAHPAFCEELIKGAEKLGIWRQSNKRG; from the coding sequence ATGGGATTAATGGAGCAATACCGGGCAAAGCTGGTTTCTGCCGGGCAGGCTGTAAGTGTCGTGAAAGCCGGCGACTGGGTTGACTACAATTTCGGTTTGGCGCAGCCGGTCACGCTGGATAAAGCGCTGGCCGCCCGCAAAGACGGATTGAAAGACGTTAAGGTGCGGGGAGGACTTGCCCTGCAACCGTTACATATTGTTGAGGTAGATCCTGAGCGGGAACATTTTTGTTATAATAGCTGGCATCTGAGCGGCTATGAAAGAAAGCTGAGTGATCAGGGGTTATGTCATTATATCCCGATGATTTACCGGAACATGCCGCTGTTCTACCGAAAAAGTCTGGAAGTGGATGTGGCTATGTTTACCGTCGCGCCAATGGATGCACAGGGAAATTTTAGTTTTTCTTTAACCAACTCTGCTTCCAAAGCCATTGCCGAAAAAGCGAAAATTGTTATTTTGGAAATAAACGAGCGGCTTCCTGTTGTTGCCGGCGGCAGGGAGAACTGCATACACATCAGTGCGGTTGATTTTATTGTTGAAGGCGACAACCCGGAACTGCCTGTAATTGCCCCGGCAGCTGTTTCCGCCGTAGATAAAAAAATTGCAGCGATTATTCTGGATAACATTCAGGATGGCGCAACTATTCAGTTAGGTGTTGGCGCACTTCCCAATGCGGTGGGGACAATGATCGCCGAGTCGGATTTGAAAAACCTGGGCATGCATACCGAGATGCTGGTGGATGCATTTATGACCATGGCTAAGGCTGGCAAAATAACAAATTTGGCCAAAAATATTGACACCGGCAAGGGCATATTTTCTTTTTGCGCCGGCAGCCGGGAACTGTATGACTGGGTTAATGCCAACCCCACCTTGGCGTCTATGCCTATCGATTATGCGAATGATCCTCATACGATGGCCCAAAATGATAATCTTGTAACCATTAACAACTGTATCGAAGTGGACCTGTTTGGCCAAGTCACGTCAGAAACCTCGGGAAGCCGTCAAATTAGCGGTACCGGCGGCCAACTTGATTTTTTAACCGGCGGGTATCTGTCAAAGGGAGGAAAAAGCTTTATCTGTTTTACTTCTACCTTCACCGATAAGCGAACCGGGCAAATGCACTCCCGGATACAGCCCCATCTGCCCGAGTGTGCGGTGGTTACAAACCCCCGTACCCAGGCGCATTATCTGGTAACCGAATGGGGAATTGCCGATCTGGCAGGGCGTTCTACCTGGGAGCGGGCAGAACGCATTATCAGCATCGCCCATCCGGCATTCTGTGAGGAATTGATTAAGGGCGCCGAAAAGCTGGGCATCTGGCGGCAATCAAACAAAAGAGGTTAG
- a CDS encoding 3-methyl-2-oxobutanoate dehydrogenase subunit VorB, which yields MSEKILLKGNEAICEAAILAGCRYYFGYPITPQSEIPEVMAKKLPTVGGVYLQAESEISAINMLYGAAAVGVRAMTSSSSPGFSLKQEGISYIAAASLPCLLVNVQRGGPGLGTIQPGQADYFQATKGGGHGDYRLLVLAPNSVQEIFDLTVEGFDLADKYRIPVLILADGALGQMMEAVSTEVKPALQVEKPWAITGRNGRKDTNVINTLSFDNDASEQTNRDLQAKYAAVKQQETRCEEFYTDDAELVLVAYGITSRIAKSAVDKARAQGYKVGLVRPITLWPFPSAELLRVAQTAKAFLVTELSTGQMIEDVELAIRCQKPVHFYGRTGGNMPTTDELYQEILKIVAEGGK from the coding sequence ATGAGTGAAAAAATCCTTTTGAAGGGTAATGAGGCTATCTGCGAAGCTGCAATTCTTGCAGGCTGCCGGTATTACTTCGGGTATCCGATAACACCGCAAAGTGAGATTCCTGAAGTTATGGCCAAAAAACTGCCGACAGTTGGCGGCGTATATTTGCAGGCCGAAAGTGAAATTTCAGCAATCAACATGCTCTACGGAGCGGCAGCGGTCGGGGTACGGGCTATGACCTCCTCCTCAAGTCCGGGCTTCAGTTTAAAACAGGAAGGCATTTCATATATTGCCGCAGCCAGTTTGCCTTGCCTATTGGTGAATGTTCAGCGCGGCGGCCCCGGGCTTGGCACAATTCAACCGGGTCAAGCCGATTACTTCCAGGCAACCAAAGGCGGCGGCCATGGCGACTATCGTTTGCTCGTTTTAGCTCCTAATAGCGTCCAGGAAATCTTTGACCTGACGGTTGAAGGGTTTGATTTGGCCGATAAATACCGGATTCCGGTACTTATTCTGGCAGATGGTGCACTGGGACAAATGATGGAGGCCGTTTCTACAGAAGTAAAACCCGCGCTGCAAGTGGAAAAGCCCTGGGCCATTACTGGCCGTAATGGTAGAAAAGACACTAATGTTATCAACACCTTGTCATTTGATAACGATGCATCAGAGCAAACCAACCGGGATTTGCAGGCAAAATATGCTGCCGTCAAACAGCAGGAAACTCGCTGTGAAGAGTTTTATACAGATGATGCTGAACTGGTGCTTGTAGCCTATGGTATTACGTCACGGATTGCCAAGTCGGCTGTAGACAAGGCCCGTGCGCAGGGATATAAAGTTGGACTGGTAAGACCCATTACGCTTTGGCCGTTCCCTTCGGCTGAGCTCTTGCGGGTAGCTCAAACAGCAAAAGCCTTTTTGGTGACTGAGCTTAGTACCGGGCAGATGATTGAAGACGTTGAACTGGCTATACGGTGCCAGAAACCCGTGCATTTCTATGGTCGTACAGGCGGCAATATGCCAACCACCGATGAACTGTATCAAGAAATATTGAAGATTGTCGCTGAAGGAGGAAAGTAG
- a CDS encoding 4Fe-4S dicluster domain-containing protein, which yields MPRPVFNSQKCKACELCVSVCPKKILELSAVFNSKGYLAAHCLNDDDCIGCAICARMCPDTVIEIFKD from the coding sequence ATGCCAAGGCCGGTGTTCAACTCTCAAAAATGCAAGGCCTGCGAATTGTGTGTATCTGTTTGTCCCAAGAAAATTTTAGAATTAAGTGCGGTTTTTAATAGCAAGGGCTATCTTGCCGCACATTGCCTGAATGATGATGACTGTATCGGGTGTGCTATTTGTGCCAGGATGTGCCCTGACACGGTAATTGAAATCTTTAAGGACTAG
- a CDS encoding 3-methyl-2-oxobutanoate dehydrogenase subunit VorB translates to MSERVLMKGNEAIGEAAIRAGCLYYFGYPITPQSEIPEYMAKQLPQRGGVYLQAESEVAAVNMVYGAAACGVRSMTSSSSPGFSLKQEGISYIAAAELPCLLVNVQRGGPGLGTIQPGQADYFQATKGGGHGDYRLLVLAPNSVQEMFDLTILGFELADKYRIPALLLADGALGQMMEAVSLEVSLQAKPEKQWAVTGRRGRVEPNVVKTLCFDQDTLEEHNRSLQRKYKLLEQQEVRYEELYTEDAELILVAYGISARLARSAVMQARAKGLRVGLFRPITLFPFPEEALFQLTAKNTQAFLVVELSSGQMIEDVERVTRRQKPVHFHGRTGGNIPTVDEIYDQIVQIMNKGGN, encoded by the coding sequence ATGAGTGAAAGAGTCTTAATGAAGGGCAATGAGGCCATCGGCGAGGCGGCAATCCGTGCAGGCTGTCTGTACTATTTCGGCTATCCTATTACGCCGCAAAGCGAGATTCCTGAATATATGGCCAAACAATTGCCGCAGCGCGGCGGGGTATACCTTCAGGCGGAAAGCGAAGTGGCCGCTGTCAACATGGTTTATGGAGCCGCGGCGTGCGGTGTCAGGTCAATGACCTCGTCTTCCAGTCCGGGATTTAGTTTGAAGCAGGAAGGCATATCCTACATTGCGGCAGCCGAACTACCCTGCCTTTTGGTAAATGTGCAGCGGGGCGGCCCCGGACTGGGGACCATCCAGCCCGGTCAGGCAGATTACTTTCAAGCGACAAAAGGCGGCGGCCATGGCGACTATCGCCTGCTGGTCCTGGCGCCCAATAGTGTCCAGGAAATGTTTGATCTGACCATACTTGGCTTTGAGCTGGCCGATAAGTACCGTATCCCGGCCTTATTGCTGGCAGATGGCGCTCTGGGTCAAATGATGGAAGCGGTCAGCCTGGAAGTCAGCCTGCAGGCCAAGCCGGAGAAGCAATGGGCCGTTACCGGCCGCAGGGGAAGAGTGGAACCCAATGTAGTAAAAACCTTATGCTTTGATCAGGACACCCTGGAGGAGCATAACCGCTCGCTGCAGCGCAAATATAAGTTGCTGGAGCAACAGGAAGTTCGTTATGAAGAGTTATATACAGAAGATGCCGAGCTTATTCTTGTGGCCTATGGGATTAGTGCCCGGCTTGCCAGATCGGCGGTAATGCAAGCGCGGGCAAAGGGGTTGCGGGTTGGGCTGTTTCGTCCGATTACCCTCTTCCCGTTTCCTGAAGAGGCGTTATTTCAGCTAACGGCGAAAAATACCCAGGCCTTTCTGGTTGTTGAATTAAGCTCCGGGCAAATGATCGAAGATGTGGAACGGGTTACCCGCCGCCAAAAACCGGTTCACTTCCATGGGAGAACAGGGGGCAACATCCCCACTGTGGATGAAATATACGACCAAATCGTGCAGATTATGAACAAAGGAGGAAACTAG
- a CDS encoding 2-oxoacid:acceptor oxidoreductase family protein produces MTHEIICAGFGGQGVLLIGRLVTYAGMLADKQVSWMPAYGPEMRGGTASCSVIISDAEVASPVVSQPTVLVAMNQPSLEKFEPTVQAGGVVIINKSLIEVSASRDDVTAYCVPLNELALEVGNARYANMVALGALIGATDMVPLEEVRKTLAKNFAKKPEVVEPNMQAVMRGVQFVHDSKNSK; encoded by the coding sequence ATGACACATGAAATAATTTGTGCTGGCTTTGGCGGGCAGGGAGTATTACTCATTGGACGTCTGGTAACTTATGCCGGTATGCTGGCTGACAAGCAAGTATCCTGGATGCCTGCCTATGGTCCGGAAATGCGCGGCGGCACTGCATCCTGTTCGGTGATTATTTCAGATGCTGAAGTTGCCTCACCGGTTGTATCGCAGCCAACGGTTTTGGTTGCAATGAATCAGCCTTCGCTGGAAAAATTTGAGCCAACCGTTCAAGCCGGCGGAGTGGTAATAATCAATAAATCCCTGATTGAGGTTTCCGCTTCACGGGATGATGTAACCGCTTATTGCGTGCCGCTAAACGAACTTGCCCTGGAAGTCGGCAATGCCCGCTATGCCAATATGGTTGCCTTAGGGGCATTGATTGGTGCGACAGACATGGTTCCCCTTGAAGAAGTCAGAAAGACGCTTGCTAAAAATTTTGCCAAAAAACCGGAAGTGGTTGAACCTAACATGCAGGCAGTTATGCGCGGCGTACAGTTTGTACATGACAGCAAAAATTCCAAGTAG
- a CDS encoding 4Fe-4S dicluster domain-containing protein yields the protein MPRPVFNTEKCKACEMCIQACPKKLLELSDSYNKKGYCTVRCNDDDACIGCMLCARMCPDAVIEIYPMANSL from the coding sequence ATGCCTAGACCTGTGTTTAACACCGAAAAATGCAAAGCCTGTGAAATGTGTATTCAGGCTTGCCCCAAGAAGCTCTTAGAGCTTAGCGATAGTTACAACAAGAAGGGATATTGTACTGTACGCTGTAATGACGACGATGCCTGTATCGGTTGTATGTTATGCGCCAGAATGTGTCCTGACGCTGTAATCGAAATTTATCCGATGGCTAACTCGCTCTAA
- a CDS encoding thiamine pyrophosphate-dependent enzyme, whose protein sequence is MEEKIFAITEGLLDTPTHYCPGCHHGIVHRLVAEVITELGVLDKAILVEPVGCSVNAHQYFNMDAVQAAHGRAPAIASAVKRVHPDAVVFTYQGDGDLAAIGCAEIVHAALRGEKFTTIFVNNIIYGMTGGQMAPTTLEGQTTATSPFGRKVEEAGSPMRVSEMLATLDGAKYLARVAVNTPAHLTKAKAAIKEAFTRQLRGDGFTMVEVLATCPTNWGMTPVKANAFVDETMTQVFPLGIIKDKENC, encoded by the coding sequence ATGGAGGAAAAAATATTTGCCATAACCGAAGGCCTCCTGGATACTCCGACCCATTACTGTCCCGGCTGTCATCACGGAATTGTGCACAGACTTGTGGCAGAAGTAATCACCGAACTGGGTGTGCTGGATAAAGCGATTCTGGTAGAGCCGGTAGGCTGTTCGGTAAATGCGCATCAGTATTTTAATATGGATGCGGTTCAGGCAGCGCACGGACGGGCGCCGGCTATCGCTTCCGCCGTGAAGCGGGTCCATCCCGATGCGGTGGTATTTACTTATCAGGGGGACGGAGACCTGGCTGCTATCGGCTGTGCTGAAATTGTGCATGCCGCTTTGCGCGGAGAAAAGTTTACCACAATATTCGTAAATAATATCATTTATGGAATGACTGGCGGTCAAATGGCACCGACTACCTTAGAGGGGCAAACTACAGCCACCTCGCCGTTCGGCAGGAAAGTTGAGGAAGCAGGGTCGCCGATGCGGGTTTCGGAAATGCTGGCCACCCTGGATGGGGCCAAGTATCTAGCCCGGGTAGCCGTTAATACCCCGGCTCATCTTACTAAGGCGAAAGCCGCCATCAAAGAGGCTTTTACACGGCAGCTGCGGGGCGATGGCTTTACTATGGTGGAAGTTCTGGCCACCTGTCCGACGAACTGGGGGATGACGCCGGTAAAAGCAAATGCATTTGTTGATGAGACCATGACGCAGGTATTCCCGCTGGGGATCATTAAAGATAAGGAGAATTGCTGA
- a CDS encoding zinc ribbon domain-containing protein has translation MMTLSLLIGAIAAYWVYNDARGRGHDLTTALLWSVGTLAALYIFLPLYLLLGRKQPVPPKRIEEVIDVEAVPVEETIKCPMCARRVKDDFKMCPYCGFSLKPACTSCGQELNREWRVCPYCQTPADTK, from the coding sequence ATGATGACATTAAGTTTGTTAATTGGTGCAATTGCTGCCTATTGGGTATATAATGACGCCAGAGGCCGCGGCCATGATTTGACTACCGCTCTGTTATGGTCTGTCGGCACCTTAGCGGCGCTGTATATATTTTTACCGCTATACCTGCTGCTTGGCAGAAAACAGCCGGTACCGCCCAAACGGATTGAAGAAGTGATCGATGTTGAGGCAGTGCCGGTGGAAGAAACCATCAAATGCCCCATGTGCGCCCGCCGGGTAAAAGACGATTTTAAAATGTGTCCGTATTGCGGTTTTTCATTAAAGCCTGCTTGCACTTCGTGCGGCCAGGAGCTTAACCGTGAATGGCGGGTATGCCCTTATTGCCAGACTCCTGCTGATACTAAGTGA
- a CDS encoding LysR family transcriptional regulator — MDIRQLRYFLAIAKEEQVTRAARTLNMEQPPLSRQLKLMEEELGVKLFDRVGRELFLTKAGTVFEKRAKALVQQLEETVLEIKEIEQGIRGTLSIGSTFSCISLLPIPIKKFRDEYPEVTFTILEGDQYILGEWIQSRVIELGITRLPLESNYEADTYSTLPIKSDPFVLVLPKQWDLSKSRQSISIKDLADMPLLSLKSDKVTKLHEKIVYECRQFGFEPTIVCECPSVAILISLVVAGIGATILPKSVMSSFPLLEIEMMDIDDTGFQYEVGVVWLQNRYLSKSARHFIKLLQFS; from the coding sequence ATGGATATACGTCAACTGCGCTATTTTCTGGCGATAGCTAAGGAAGAACAAGTTACGCGTGCCGCGAGAACACTTAATATGGAGCAGCCCCCGCTAAGCCGGCAGCTAAAACTGATGGAGGAGGAGCTTGGTGTAAAATTGTTCGACCGTGTAGGCAGAGAGTTATTTTTAACTAAGGCCGGGACGGTTTTTGAAAAAAGGGCCAAAGCTCTGGTTCAGCAGCTGGAGGAAACTGTACTTGAGATAAAAGAGATCGAACAGGGAATTCGCGGCACCCTATCCATCGGCTCTACCTTTTCTTGCATATCGCTGCTGCCTATTCCCATCAAGAAATTCCGTGACGAATACCCGGAAGTTACCTTTACCATCCTGGAGGGAGATCAATATATCCTTGGCGAATGGATTCAAAGCCGTGTTATCGAACTGGGGATTACCCGATTGCCCCTGGAATCAAATTACGAGGCCGATACATATTCGACTCTCCCCATAAAATCAGACCCGTTTGTGCTGGTGCTGCCGAAACAATGGGACTTGAGTAAATCCAGACAGTCAATCAGCATCAAAGACCTGGCTGATATGCCGCTCTTATCTTTAAAAAGCGACAAAGTAACGAAATTACATGAAAAAATAGTTTACGAATGCAGGCAGTTTGGCTTTGAACCCACAATTGTCTGCGAATGTCCCAGTGTTGCCATCCTCATTTCGCTGGTTGTCGCCGGCATCGGCGCAACCATCCTGCCAAAATCGGTAATGAGCTCTTTTCCACTGTTGGAAATCGAAATGATGGACATTGACGACACCGGCTTTCAATATGAAGTCGGGGTTGTCTGGCTGCAGAACCGGTATCTGTCTAAAAGTGCCCGCCACTTCATTAAACTCTTGCAATTTTCGTAA
- a CDS encoding thiamine pyrophosphate-dependent enzyme translates to MQEKLFAITKGLKETPTHYCPGCHHGIVHRLIAEVIEELDVLEKTILVDPVGCSVLAHNYFNFDAIQAAHGRAPAVATAVKRVKPEAVVFTYQGDGDLAAIGCAEIVHAAMRGENFTAIFINNAIYGMTGGQMAPTTLVGQVTATSPYGRKQELTGKPMRVSEMLATLEAPQYIARVAVNTPANVNKAKAAIKEAFTRQIRGEGFSFVEVLSTCPTNWGMSPLKSNKFVEESMMPYYPLGVFKNSEGKQ, encoded by the coding sequence ATGCAGGAAAAACTGTTTGCCATTACTAAGGGACTAAAAGAAACACCAACTCATTATTGTCCTGGCTGTCATCACGGCATTGTTCACAGGCTGATTGCGGAAGTAATTGAGGAACTGGATGTTCTTGAAAAGACAATACTGGTTGATCCGGTAGGGTGCTCTGTTCTTGCTCATAACTATTTTAATTTTGACGCCATTCAAGCTGCACATGGGCGGGCGCCGGCGGTGGCTACTGCGGTTAAGCGGGTGAAGCCTGAGGCGGTGGTATTTACCTATCAGGGAGATGGTGACCTGGCGGCCATTGGCTGTGCGGAGATCGTTCATGCTGCCATGCGTGGTGAAAATTTTACCGCAATATTTATCAATAATGCTATTTATGGTATGACCGGCGGGCAGATGGCTCCCACGACGCTTGTGGGTCAGGTTACGGCAACTTCACCTTATGGGCGCAAGCAGGAGTTAACCGGTAAACCGATGAGGGTATCGGAAATGCTGGCCACACTGGAAGCACCACAGTATATCGCGCGGGTTGCGGTAAACACACCGGCAAATGTTAACAAAGCCAAAGCGGCAATTAAAGAAGCTTTTACCAGACAAATTCGTGGTGAAGGATTTTCCTTTGTAGAAGTGTTGTCTACTTGTCCGACGAACTGGGGGATGAGTCCGCTCAAATCAAATAAATTTGTTGAAGAAAGCATGATGCCCTACTACCCCCTGGGAGTTTTTAAGAATTCGGAGGGAAAACAATAA
- a CDS encoding 2-oxoacid:acceptor oxidoreductase family protein, with protein MMHEVTFAGFGGQGVLLAGRLLAYAGMLAGKEVSWFPAYGPEMRGGTASCSTIIADGEIGSPIVTKPTALVVMNAPSLDKFEAAVRPGGVLIINSSLIERQSTRTDIQVYYVPMNEIATECGNIRFLNMIALGALAGATEIVDKSFLQKVLEKQFGSKPGVAEANMDAATRGAQCVAKQAAN; from the coding sequence ATGATGCATGAAGTAACATTTGCTGGTTTTGGAGGCCAGGGCGTATTGCTGGCCGGACGTTTGCTGGCTTATGCAGGAATGCTTGCCGGCAAAGAAGTATCCTGGTTTCCGGCATATGGTCCGGAAATGCGCGGCGGAACTGCGTCGTGTTCGACGATTATCGCTGACGGGGAAATAGGTTCCCCTATTGTGACCAAACCAACGGCGCTGGTTGTGATGAATGCACCGTCCCTGGATAAATTCGAGGCAGCTGTCCGGCCGGGAGGGGTCCTGATCATTAACAGTTCCCTGATAGAGCGGCAGTCCACCCGTACGGATATTCAGGTATATTATGTGCCGATGAATGAGATTGCGACTGAGTGCGGTAATATTCGTTTTCTCAATATGATTGCGCTCGGAGCTTTGGCTGGCGCAACTGAGATTGTTGATAAAAGTTTTCTGCAAAAGGTTTTAGAAAAACAGTTTGGCAGTAAACCAGGAGTAGCAGAAGCCAATATGGATGCCGCCACCCGTGGCGCGCAATGTGTGGCCAAGCAAGCTGCCAACTAG